A genomic segment from Falsibacillus pallidus encodes:
- a CDS encoding glycosyltransferase family 2 protein, whose protein sequence is MVPTLTVFTPTFNRAYTLHQCYESLIRQTCKDFIWLIIDDGSTDNTHSLVEKWIKEKKITIRYVYQQNQGMHGAHNKAYELIESELNVCIDSDDFMPDDAVEKILSFWKKYGGAHVAGIVGLDADRQGNVIGTLMPEEVKESTLINLYGKHKVKGDKKLVYRTELMKETPPYPIFPGEKYCPLSYKYILIDQKFPLLILNEVLCTVEYLPDGSSLNMISQYKKNPRGFSFFRKEAMKYSPTYKDRFRESIHYVSSNLMIGNGKFIFESPRKLTTLMTTPLGFILYFYLKYTNLP, encoded by the coding sequence ATGGTTCCGACACTTACAGTATTCACACCAACCTTTAATAGAGCTTATACTCTTCATCAGTGTTATGAAAGCTTAATCAGGCAAACTTGTAAAGACTTTATTTGGCTGATTATCGATGATGGTTCCACCGATAACACTCATTCACTTGTAGAGAAATGGATTAAAGAAAAGAAAATCACTATTCGATACGTTTATCAACAAAATCAAGGAATGCATGGTGCCCATAATAAAGCATATGAGTTGATCGAATCCGAATTAAATGTATGCATTGACTCAGATGACTTTATGCCAGATGATGCGGTTGAGAAAATTTTATCCTTTTGGAAGAAGTATGGAGGCGCTCATGTTGCGGGAATTGTAGGGTTAGATGCAGATAGACAGGGAAATGTTATTGGTACTTTAATGCCCGAAGAAGTAAAGGAATCGACACTAATCAATTTATATGGGAAACATAAGGTGAAAGGAGATAAAAAACTTGTTTATAGGACAGAATTAATGAAAGAAACGCCGCCATATCCAATCTTTCCTGGCGAAAAATATTGTCCTTTAAGCTATAAATATATTTTGATTGATCAAAAATTTCCCTTATTGATATTAAATGAAGTGCTTTGTACAGTAGAATATCTGCCGGATGGCTCAAGTTTAAATATGATCAGTCAATATAAGAAAAACCCTAGAGGTTTTTCTTTTTTTCGTAAAGAGGCAATGAAATATTCACCCACCTATAAGGATAGATTTCGTGAGTCCATCCATTATGTTTCCAGCAATCTAATGATTGGGAATGGTAAATTCATTTTTGAATCACCAAGGAAACTTACTACCTTAATGACCACACCCTTAGGCTTTATTTTATATTTTTACTTAAAATATACAAACCTACCTTGA
- a CDS encoding EpsG family protein, which translates to MTIFYFNLVVVYVFSLCARYFSKVTSNFSVVAPNKIPATIALTSLVVIAGLRNNIGDTFFYMHSYKLKHFTLGDIDFSGDFGFDLYQMILQRISRDPQILVLITALITNVLIVVVLYRYSRLFEISLFVYITAGSYLVSMNGIRQFLAASIIFGATKYIMNGDWKKYIFIILIASTIHKSALVLIPIYFIVRSPAWSKITLLLILGSIFIVFGFNQFSSVLFSAIEDTQYGHYSNFQEGGANILRVIITAVPIVIAYIGREKLKLIFPKSDYIVNMSIISLVFMLISTQNWIFARFDIYFGLYNLILISWVVKLFSIKDQKLIYLSILVCYFILYIFEQSIGMGIIYKSVYINL; encoded by the coding sequence ATGACAATTTTCTACTTTAATCTTGTGGTTGTGTATGTATTTTCGTTATGTGCTAGATATTTTTCGAAGGTAACTTCAAACTTTTCAGTTGTTGCTCCCAATAAGATACCTGCAACAATTGCACTGACTAGCCTAGTGGTAATTGCTGGACTAAGAAATAATATTGGGGACACTTTTTTTTATATGCATTCTTATAAATTGAAACATTTTACTTTAGGTGACATTGATTTTTCAGGTGATTTTGGATTTGATTTATATCAAATGATATTACAAAGAATATCGAGGGATCCTCAAATTTTAGTTTTAATTACTGCTTTAATAACAAATGTGCTAATAGTAGTGGTTTTATATAGATACTCAAGGTTATTTGAAATTAGCTTATTTGTCTATATTACTGCAGGATCATATTTAGTCTCAATGAATGGAATAAGACAATTCTTAGCAGCATCTATAATTTTCGGTGCAACCAAATACATTATGAATGGTGATTGGAAAAAATACATCTTTATTATATTAATTGCTTCAACCATTCACAAAAGTGCTTTAGTTTTAATTCCTATTTACTTCATTGTTCGCAGTCCAGCTTGGAGTAAAATAACATTACTGCTAATTTTGGGATCTATATTTATCGTTTTTGGATTTAACCAATTTTCTTCCGTATTGTTTTCTGCTATTGAAGACACACAATATGGCCACTATTCTAATTTCCAAGAAGGCGGGGCCAATATTCTAAGGGTTATCATTACGGCGGTACCAATTGTAATAGCCTACATCGGACGAGAAAAGCTAAAGCTTATATTTCCTAAAAGTGATTATATTGTAAATATGTCCATTATTAGTTTAGTATTCATGTTAATTTCAACACAAAACTGGATATTTGCTCGATTTGATATTTACTTTGGACTTTACAATTTAATCCTAATTTCGTGGGTTGTGAAGCTTTTTTCAATAAAAGATCAAAAACTAATCTACCTCTCTATATTAGTTTGTTATTTTATTTTATATATTTTCGAGCAGAGTATTGGCATGGGTATTATTTATAAAAGTGTTTATATAAATTTATAG
- the galE gene encoding UDP-glucose 4-epimerase GalE: MAILVTGGAGYIGSHTLVELLQAGYQAVVVDNFSNSSEESLKRVSEITGKKVEYYSGSLLDKELMERIFIENHIHAVIHFAGLKAVGESVEKPLHYYQNNIGGTLSLLETMLKFNVKSLVFSSSATVYGNPKTVPVIEESHLSTTNPYGRTKLFIEEILKDLSNADPNWSITTLRYFNPIGAHSSGEIGEDPKGIPNNLLPFITKVASGELEMLHVFGADYPTEDGTGVRDYIHVVDLAEGHVKALEKNIQHTGIHTYNLGTGNGYSVLQVIQSFEKTTGIKIPYKIEGRRPGDVPVCFADATKAEFEWGWKAGRRIDEMCKDAWNWQSKYPAGYKTNKIEEISSSPRLQNSEGLLME; encoded by the coding sequence ATGGCAATTTTAGTAACCGGTGGCGCAGGATATATCGGAAGCCACACGTTGGTAGAACTGTTGCAAGCTGGATATCAGGCAGTAGTGGTTGATAATTTTTCAAACAGCAGTGAAGAGTCATTAAAAAGAGTGAGTGAGATTACAGGAAAAAAGGTTGAGTATTATTCCGGTAGTTTGCTGGATAAAGAGTTAATGGAAAGGATATTTATTGAAAATCATATTCATGCAGTCATCCATTTTGCTGGCCTGAAAGCGGTAGGTGAATCTGTTGAAAAACCTCTTCATTATTATCAAAACAATATTGGAGGTACGCTATCCTTACTTGAAACTATGTTAAAATTCAATGTAAAAAGTCTTGTATTCAGTTCATCTGCAACAGTTTATGGAAACCCCAAAACCGTTCCGGTTATAGAAGAATCTCATCTGTCCACAACAAACCCTTATGGGCGGACAAAGCTTTTCATTGAAGAAATTTTAAAGGATCTGTCCAATGCAGACCCGAACTGGAGCATCACAACTCTTCGTTACTTTAATCCGATTGGCGCCCATAGCAGCGGGGAAATCGGAGAAGATCCAAAAGGTATTCCCAATAACCTTTTACCATTCATTACAAAGGTTGCTTCTGGAGAATTAGAAATGCTTCACGTATTCGGAGCGGATTATCCTACAGAGGATGGCACAGGTGTAAGAGATTATATTCATGTGGTTGATTTAGCTGAGGGCCACGTAAAAGCTCTTGAGAAGAACATTCAACACACAGGTATTCACACTTACAACTTAGGGACAGGCAATGGATACTCTGTTCTTCAGGTCATTCAATCATTTGAGAAAACAACCGGTATAAAGATTCCTTATAAAATCGAAGGTAGACGGCCAGGGGATGTACCTGTTTGTTTCGCAGATGCTACTAAAGCAGAATTCGAATGGGGTTGGAAAGCAGGAAGAAGAATTGATGAAATGTGCAAAGATGCATGGAATTGGCAGTCAAAATATCCTGCTGGGTATAAAACAAATAAAATAGAAGAAATCTCTAGTAGCCCTCGCTTGCAGAACAGCGAGGGTCTTTTAATGGAATAA
- a CDS encoding sugar transferase: protein MKRLFDLTIGFIILICSFPFMIFIGILVKTKIGSPIIFKQLRPGLEGKPFYLYKFRTMKDSIDDYGALLPDNQRLTKVGKFLRKYSLDELPQFINVVKGDLSLVGPRPLLMEYLPLYSAEQRLRHHVRPGITGWAQINGRNSISWNEKFLLDVWYVKNQSFILDLKIIFLTIFKVLSSAGVNQTEMVTMEKFEGTNTVVREGHG from the coding sequence TTGAAAAGGTTATTTGATTTGACTATAGGATTTATTATATTAATTTGTTCATTTCCGTTTATGATTTTCATTGGCATACTAGTAAAAACAAAAATTGGATCGCCAATCATTTTTAAACAGCTCCGACCTGGATTAGAGGGTAAGCCGTTTTATCTCTATAAGTTCAGGACAATGAAGGATTCAATAGATGATTATGGAGCATTACTCCCGGATAACCAAAGGCTCACAAAAGTGGGGAAGTTTTTGAGGAAATACAGTCTTGATGAATTGCCGCAGTTTATTAATGTGGTGAAAGGTGATTTAAGCCTTGTTGGACCAAGGCCATTATTGATGGAATATTTGCCGCTATATTCGGCCGAGCAAAGGCTCCGACACCATGTGAGGCCAGGCATCACAGGTTGGGCGCAAATTAATGGAAGAAATTCGATTAGCTGGAATGAAAAATTTCTCCTGGATGTCTGGTATGTGAAGAATCAAAGCTTTATCTTAGATCTTAAAATCATCTTTTTGACTATCTTTAAAGTACTTTCATCTGCAGGAGTCAATCAAACTGAAATGGTAACGATGGAAAAGTTCGAAGGAACAAATACAGTTGTGAGAGAGGGTCATGGATGA
- a CDS encoding acetyltransferase: MKIAVIGSGGHSKVIQEMIMSMTGNEIIGIFDDKFQKEFKEQNVQYGPVFSAKRMAEKDDQVKFILAIGNNEVRNKIVNLLMLPIEKYATIIHPSAVISKTAKIRNGSVIMPNAVINAEAVVGSHCIINTSSVIEHNCMLRDFVHISPKAVLTGGVEVEDGVQLGAGSTVIPNIKIGSWSMIGAGAVVIRDIPSNSIAVGVPAKVLNKSKGGKAIVDCYRKTANLSFATSHERP; the protein is encoded by the coding sequence ATGAAAATTGCCGTAATTGGTAGTGGCGGGCATAGCAAAGTCATTCAAGAAATGATCATGAGTATGACCGGAAACGAAATCATTGGAATATTTGATGATAAGTTCCAAAAGGAATTTAAAGAACAAAATGTACAGTATGGACCTGTTTTTTCAGCAAAAAGAATGGCTGAAAAGGATGATCAAGTAAAATTCATATTAGCCATTGGGAATAACGAAGTAAGAAATAAAATCGTAAATCTTTTAATGCTGCCAATTGAAAAATATGCCACAATTATTCATCCTTCTGCTGTCATTAGTAAAACTGCAAAAATCAGGAACGGGAGCGTAATCATGCCAAATGCAGTCATTAATGCAGAGGCTGTAGTTGGTTCGCACTGTATTATCAATACGAGCTCCGTCATTGAACACAACTGCATGCTTCGTGATTTCGTTCATATTTCTCCAAAGGCTGTCTTAACGGGAGGGGTTGAAGTGGAAGATGGGGTACAGTTAGGTGCTGGTAGTACAGTCATTCCAAATATAAAAATTGGAAGCTGGTCCATGATTGGTGCTGGTGCAGTTGTTATAAGGGACATTCCCTCTAATAGCATTGCAGTAGGAGTGCCAGCCAAAGTACTAAACAAATCCAAAGGAGGAAAAGCCATTGTTGACTGCTACAGAAAAACAGCGAATCTATCTTTCGCCACCTCACATGAGCGGCCATGA
- a CDS encoding aminotransferase class I/II-fold pyridoxal phosphate-dependent enzyme, with product MSGHEMKYIQEAFDTNWVAPLGPNVDAFEKEIAHYVGANDAVAVSSGTAAIHLALSLLNVNKGDTVFCSSLTFVASANPIIYQGAVPVFIDSEPDTWNMSPVGLEKALKDAASTGKLPKAVIVVNLYGQSAKMDEILRLCEEYDIPVIEDAAESLGSTYKGKPSGAFGKFGIFSFNGNKIITTSGGGILVSNDKELLKKARFLATQARDAAPHYQHSTTGFNYRMSNILAGIGRAQLQVLEDRVAARKRIFSVYFQELNHLPGVSFMPELEDTKSNRWLTALTINEEMAGVSAQTLINELTNQNIEARPVWKPLHLQPLFESTKYYPHYEEESISERLFEDGICLPSGSNMTNEQQMRIINAVENHFKARV from the coding sequence ATGAGCGGCCATGAAATGAAATATATTCAAGAGGCATTTGATACAAACTGGGTCGCACCACTAGGACCGAATGTAGACGCTTTTGAAAAGGAAATTGCCCACTATGTAGGAGCCAATGATGCTGTAGCAGTGAGTTCTGGAACTGCAGCGATTCATTTGGCTCTTTCTTTATTGAATGTCAATAAAGGGGATACCGTATTTTGCTCCTCTCTAACATTTGTTGCCAGTGCCAATCCGATAATCTATCAAGGCGCAGTGCCGGTATTCATCGATTCAGAACCCGATACTTGGAACATGTCCCCGGTGGGCCTTGAGAAAGCATTAAAAGACGCCGCTTCAACTGGAAAGCTTCCAAAAGCGGTGATCGTTGTCAATTTATATGGCCAGAGTGCAAAAATGGATGAAATCTTAAGGTTATGTGAGGAATATGACATTCCAGTTATTGAAGATGCAGCAGAATCTCTTGGATCAACTTATAAAGGAAAACCAAGTGGAGCGTTTGGGAAATTCGGGATATTCTCATTTAATGGAAATAAAATTATCACTACATCGGGAGGAGGAATTTTAGTCTCCAATGATAAGGAACTATTAAAAAAGGCACGGTTTCTGGCTACTCAAGCGCGAGATGCAGCTCCGCATTACCAGCATAGCACAACAGGATTCAACTATCGCATGAGTAATATCTTAGCGGGAATCGGCAGAGCACAACTTCAAGTGTTGGAGGACAGAGTTGCAGCAAGGAAACGAATATTTTCTGTCTATTTTCAAGAACTGAATCATCTCCCAGGAGTATCTTTTATGCCTGAACTTGAAGACACAAAAAGCAACCGATGGCTGACAGCTTTAACAATCAATGAAGAAATGGCCGGTGTTTCTGCACAAACATTAATAAATGAATTAACAAATCAAAATATTGAAGCACGTCCTGTATGGAAGCCACTTCATTTGCAGCCGCTATTTGAAAGTACCAAATATTATCCACACTATGAAGAGGAGAGCATTTCTGAAAGGCTATTTGAAGACGGAATTTGTCTTCCCTCTGGCTCGAATATGACAAATGAACAGCAAATGAGAATCATTAATGCAGTGGAAAACCATTTTAAAGCGAGGGTTTAA
- a CDS encoding helix-turn-helix domain-containing protein, protein MLGQKIYELRKRKGLTLSELADRADISKSYLSNIERNINKNPSIQVTKKIAAVLDVDLNVLLNADSKKINETIETEIADLAKELKSSGIEREQIEEYRTLLEFIKWKNQNSDVK, encoded by the coding sequence ATGCTTGGACAAAAAATATATGAATTGCGAAAAAGAAAAGGACTTACATTATCTGAACTGGCAGATCGAGCAGATATCTCTAAGTCCTACCTTAGCAATATTGAAAGAAATATTAATAAAAATCCATCAATTCAAGTCACCAAGAAAATTGCTGCCGTACTTGATGTGGATCTGAACGTCCTTTTAAACGCTGATTCAAAGAAAATAAATGAAACTATTGAAACTGAAATCGCCGATTTGGCTAAGGAATTAAAAAGCTCGGGGATTGAAAGAGAGCAGATAGAGGAATATAGAACGCTGCTGGAGTTTATCAAATGGAAAAACCAAAATTCAGATGTTAAATAG
- a CDS encoding glycosyltransferase, with amino-acid sequence MNQNKPIKILHVVGAMNRAGTETLLMNIYRNMNREKVQFDFISYSKNDAHYDREIKDLGGRIIKLSKTNSILELYNIMKKYGPYDAVHSHTLFHCGLANLAAFFSGVKVRISHAHTTKDDDSNFARKLYIHSMRTLIKIFSTHFLACSQEAGKYLFGGKLLERERFKFFPNSIEYSSFLKKPIHEVEKIKKEMQLEKNIVIGHIGRFSESKNHYFLLTIMKIIKKKKLPIKMVLVGDGNLKAELEEMVAKEGMTEDIKFAGIREDIPALLHTMDLFVFPSKYEGLGIVLLEAQASGLHCIVSEAIQPEADMKLGLMTRLHLSDGENVWADTIIAKAIKKQRENDTKKINQAFEEQGFSIFNGIEELMNIYQDIPGGRNEKYINSFL; translated from the coding sequence ATGAACCAAAATAAACCCATTAAAATTTTGCACGTAGTTGGTGCAATGAATCGTGCAGGAACAGAGACCTTGTTAATGAATATCTACAGAAACATGAACAGGGAAAAAGTTCAGTTTGACTTTATATCCTATAGTAAAAATGATGCACACTATGACCGTGAAATCAAAGATTTGGGCGGTAGGATTATTAAACTTTCTAAAACGAATTCAATCTTGGAACTCTACAATATAATGAAGAAATATGGACCCTATGATGCTGTACACTCACATACATTATTTCATTGTGGGCTGGCTAATTTAGCTGCTTTTTTTAGTGGTGTAAAGGTTCGGATTTCTCATGCTCATACGACAAAGGACGATGATTCTAATTTTGCAAGAAAATTATATATTCATTCAATGAGAACATTAATTAAAATTTTTTCTACTCATTTTTTAGCGTGCAGCCAAGAGGCTGGAAAGTATTTATTCGGTGGGAAGCTGTTAGAGAGAGAAAGGTTCAAGTTCTTTCCTAATAGTATTGAGTACTCATCCTTTCTAAAAAAGCCAATCCACGAAGTTGAAAAAATAAAAAAAGAAATGCAGCTTGAGAAAAACATCGTAATCGGGCATATAGGGAGATTTAGTGAATCAAAGAACCATTACTTCCTCTTGACTATCATGAAAATTATTAAGAAAAAGAAACTGCCCATAAAAATGGTGTTGGTTGGAGATGGGAATTTAAAAGCTGAACTGGAAGAAATGGTTGCAAAGGAAGGGATGACAGAAGATATAAAGTTTGCAGGAATTAGAGAGGACATACCTGCTTTACTTCATACGATGGATCTGTTTGTGTTTCCATCAAAGTATGAAGGATTAGGGATAGTGCTCTTAGAGGCGCAAGCAAGCGGCTTGCATTGTATAGTATCAGAAGCCATTCAGCCTGAAGCAGATATGAAATTAGGATTAATGACCAGGCTTCATTTATCAGATGGGGAGAATGTTTGGGCGGATACAATCATTGCAAAGGCTATAAAAAAACAAAGGGAAAATGATACGAAAAAAATAAACCAAGCATTTGAAGAGCAAGGATTCTCCATATTTAATGGGATAGAAGAACTCATGAATATTTATCAGGACATTCCAGGAGGAAGAAATGAAAAATATATTAATAGCTTCCTTTGA
- a CDS encoding glycosyltransferase: MKNILIASFDMEVGGVERSLISMLNNFDYESYQVDLMLYSHTGDFMNLLPLQTNLLPEIKKYKTFRLSIKEMISKGELSIAFVRLIAKYLATLTNATEEGYKQMQYMWKYALPFLPKLEKEYDIAISYLWPHYFVAEKVNAKLKIAWVHTDFSVIDTDEKLDIKMWSKFDYIAAVSSECKKAFLEKYPVLHGKVIVIENITSPDFIRKLADEGIEEFIKNDSRFKVVTVGRLSHAKGIDMAVDALKILKDKDYPIVWYIVGYGGDESKIRELVAVHKLENEFILLGKKINPYPYIKIADLYVQPSRYEGKAVTVGEAQILAKPVMITNYTTASSQLRDGLDGYICKLSAEGIADGIEKLYRDNELKMSLEMNCKSTDFSNTHEINKLYQIM, translated from the coding sequence ATGAAAAATATATTAATAGCTTCCTTTGATATGGAAGTAGGAGGTGTAGAAAGAAGCCTCATCAGTATGTTGAATAATTTTGACTATGAAAGTTATCAAGTTGATCTTATGCTTTATAGCCATACCGGGGATTTTATGAACTTACTTCCTCTTCAAACAAATCTTCTACCAGAAATAAAAAAATATAAGACTTTTAGATTGTCAATTAAAGAAATGATAAGTAAAGGGGAACTTAGCATTGCCTTTGTTAGACTAATTGCTAAATATCTTGCGACCTTAACAAACGCAACTGAAGAAGGATATAAACAAATGCAATACATGTGGAAATACGCACTTCCGTTCTTACCAAAATTAGAAAAAGAATATGATATTGCCATCAGTTATTTATGGCCACACTATTTTGTTGCAGAAAAAGTAAATGCAAAATTAAAAATTGCGTGGGTTCATACTGATTTTTCGGTGATTGATACAGATGAGAAACTGGATATAAAAATGTGGAGTAAATTTGATTACATAGCAGCCGTCTCATCAGAATGCAAAAAAGCATTTCTAGAAAAATACCCAGTCCTACACGGTAAAGTTATAGTAATTGAAAACATTACCTCACCAGACTTTATTCGTAAATTAGCTGATGAAGGAATAGAAGAATTTATAAAAAATGATTCGCGCTTTAAAGTGGTGACAGTTGGGAGATTATCCCATGCAAAAGGGATAGACATGGCTGTCGACGCATTAAAAATCCTAAAAGACAAAGATTATCCTATTGTTTGGTATATAGTTGGATATGGCGGGGATGAAAGCAAAATACGAGAGTTAGTTGCTGTTCATAAATTAGAAAATGAATTTATCTTATTGGGGAAAAAAATAAATCCATATCCATATATAAAAATAGCAGATCTTTACGTGCAGCCTTCAAGGTATGAAGGGAAGGCAGTAACAGTAGGTGAGGCACAAATTCTTGCAAAACCAGTAATGATCACAAATTATACAACTGCCTCAAGCCAGTTGAGAGATGGTTTAGACGGATATATCTGCAAATTAAGTGCAGAAGGAATCGCTGATGGAATTGAAAAACTCTACCGAGATAATGAGTTGAAAATGAGTCTAGAAATGAATTGTAAAAGTACAGATTTTTCCAATACCCATGAAATTAACAAGTTATATCAAATAATGTGA
- a CDS encoding glycosyltransferase family 2 protein, with protein MSMPLVSIIVPIYNVEKYIERCIKSILMQTYSNLEIILVNDGSPDNCGNIAEDFKNRDKRIKVLHKENGGLSDARNHGMLHATGLYTMFVDSDDWIEVNMVSDLVNTIVLFKADVVQSAFYYAYDSYLLADTRYYDLDDQPTMLNKQELMYELVVNERVKNFAWGKLYKTILIQDIPFKKGVLYEDVFWAHHIMHKVETFILLHTPLYNYYQREDSIVGNYSLKNLDFIRGLKERHSFIERNYQILTNESLKSLAKAILIQYNLILFNNKKINGMQIRRKMRNYLLNNYSEIKMAFSDCPTLQFQLQLFKFHPFLPVLYLGIKKSLRFLKFKKPLNDGLVKIYITPKNNKRGVQY; from the coding sequence ATGAGTATGCCTTTGGTTAGCATAATTGTTCCTATTTATAATGTAGAGAAATATATAGAAAGATGCATTAAGAGTATATTGATGCAAACATACAGTAACTTGGAAATCATTTTAGTGAATGATGGTTCTCCAGACAATTGTGGGAATATTGCAGAGGATTTCAAGAATCGAGACAAAAGGATAAAAGTATTACATAAAGAAAATGGTGGTCTTTCCGATGCAAGGAACCATGGAATGCTTCATGCAACGGGATTATATACTATGTTTGTCGATAGTGATGATTGGATTGAAGTGAACATGGTATCAGATTTAGTGAATACAATCGTATTATTCAAAGCTGATGTGGTCCAATCAGCTTTTTATTATGCATATGATTCGTATTTGCTTGCAGATACAAGATACTATGATCTAGATGATCAACCCACCATGCTTAACAAACAAGAACTGATGTATGAATTAGTGGTTAATGAAAGAGTAAAGAACTTTGCTTGGGGGAAGCTTTACAAAACAATATTGATTCAGGATATTCCGTTCAAAAAAGGAGTTTTATATGAGGATGTTTTTTGGGCGCACCACATCATGCACAAAGTAGAGACATTCATTCTTCTTCACACACCGCTTTATAATTATTACCAGCGAGAAGATAGTATTGTAGGGAATTACAGTTTGAAGAATTTAGATTTTATTAGGGGCCTGAAGGAAAGGCATTCCTTCATTGAACGAAATTATCAAATTTTGACTAATGAATCCTTAAAATCGTTAGCAAAGGCCATTTTAATCCAATACAACTTAATACTCTTTAACAACAAAAAAATAAATGGAATGCAGATTAGAAGGAAGATGAGAAACTATCTTTTGAATAATTATTCGGAAATTAAAATGGCATTTAGCGATTGTCCAACCTTGCAATTTCAACTTCAACTATTTAAATTCCATCCATTCTTACCAGTGCTTTATTTAGGAATAAAAAAATCACTTAGGTTCCTAAAATTCAAAAAACCATTAAATGATGGATTAGTGAAAATATATATAACACCAAAAAATAATAAAAGAGGTGTTCAGTATTAA
- a CDS encoding CDP-glycerol glycerophosphotransferase family protein, with protein sequence MIIHLFNMLPIKNNKIFFFSYYGSQYGGNPKYISEFILENYPHDCFDIVWAFNQPHTKKSIPGIRKVKRFSIKYFYEICTSKIVITNFRTTDFFVKRKHQYYIQTWHSSLRLKHIEGDAEKELPREYIDMAKRDSRKCDLLVSGCHYSSMIYKRAFWYRGEIFEVGTPRNDLLFSNNRHKKEQVLNRLNIDEGLKILLYAPTFRKGNNLEIYKINTKKIAGDLKMKFGGEWVVLIKLHPHLLNKSSQLHFSSNVIDVTNYDDIQELLLISDVLITDYSSLMFDYALTRRPCFLYIPDIENYIKNERGLYFDVNDLPFEIALNQKELNQRIKDFDSDIYDQKVKHFLKAAGSFENGRACELLVNRISKVCFDIKRSDYSEAI encoded by the coding sequence ATGATTATCCATTTGTTTAACATGTTGCCTATAAAAAACAATAAAATTTTCTTTTTTAGTTATTATGGAAGCCAATATGGAGGTAATCCAAAATATATATCTGAGTTCATTTTAGAGAATTACCCTCATGATTGCTTTGATATCGTATGGGCATTTAATCAGCCTCATACTAAAAAAAGCATTCCGGGAATACGTAAGGTAAAAAGGTTTTCAATCAAATATTTTTATGAAATCTGTACTTCTAAAATTGTCATTACTAATTTTAGGACTACAGATTTTTTTGTAAAAAGAAAACACCAATATTATATCCAAACTTGGCATAGCTCTTTGCGATTAAAACATATTGAAGGGGATGCAGAAAAGGAACTTCCAAGAGAATATATAGATATGGCAAAAAGGGATTCCCGTAAATGTGATTTACTTGTATCAGGCTGCCATTATAGCTCCATGATTTATAAAAGAGCTTTTTGGTATAGGGGAGAAATTTTTGAAGTTGGCACACCTAGAAACGACTTATTATTTTCAAATAATAGGCATAAAAAAGAGCAGGTTTTAAACAGGCTAAACATTGATGAAGGTCTGAAAATTCTATTGTACGCCCCAACATTTAGGAAAGGCAATAATTTAGAAATCTATAAAATAAATACCAAAAAAATCGCTGGAGATTTAAAGATGAAATTTGGTGGAGAGTGGGTTGTTCTGATAAAGCTGCATCCTCATTTACTAAACAAGTCAAGTCAACTACACTTTTCTTCTAACGTCATTGATGTGACAAATTACGATGATATTCAAGAGCTTCTTTTAATATCTGATGTGCTAATTACTGATTATTCTTCGCTTATGTTCGATTATGCCTTAACACGGCGCCCCTGCTTTTTATATATCCCGGACATTGAAAATTATATTAAAAATGAAAGAGGTCTGTATTTTGATGTAAATGATCTCCCATTCGAAATTGCCTTAAATCAGAAAGAACTCAATCAAAGAATAAAAGATTTTGATAGCGATATATATGATCAAAAAGTGAAACATTTTCTAAAAGCAGCGGGTTCTTTTGAGAACGGGAGAGCATGTGAGCTCTTAGTTAATCGAATTTCTAAAGTTTGTTTTGACATTAAAAGGAGTGATTATAGTGAAGCAATATAA